From the bacterium genome, one window contains:
- a CDS encoding lipid-binding SYLF domain-containing protein: MTTKLTMLLLALALLLPAAARPARADEELRRDAAAALQKLCAGNSAAALLRKKATGILVFPRMLKAGFLFGGQIGDGVLFKGGRAVGTYNSVAASYGLQAGGQTFGYAMFFMNPAALEYLNQSGGWEVGVGPSIVVVDEGMGKSITSTTLTNDVYAFIFNQKGLMGGLGIQGSKITRTGD, encoded by the coding sequence ATGACGACCAAACTCACGATGCTGCTGCTGGCCCTGGCGCTGCTACTGCCGGCGGCGGCGCGGCCGGCGCGGGCCGACGAGGAGCTGCGGCGCGACGCCGCCGCGGCGTTGCAGAAGCTGTGCGCCGGCAACAGCGCCGCGGCGCTGCTGCGCAAGAAGGCGACGGGCATCCTGGTGTTCCCGCGGATGCTGAAGGCCGGGTTCCTGTTCGGCGGCCAGATCGGCGACGGCGTGCTCTTCAAAGGCGGCCGCGCCGTCGGCACCTACAACTCGGTGGCGGCCTCCTACGGCCTCCAGGCCGGCGGCCAGACGTTCGGCTACGCGATGTTCTTCATGAACCCGGCCGCGCTCGAGTACCTGAACCAGAGCGGCGGGTGGGAGGTGGGCGTCGGCCCGAGCATCGTGGTGGTGGACGAGGGCATGGGCAAGTCGATCACCAGCACCACCCTGACCAACGACGTCTACGCCTTCATCTTCAATCAGAAGGGCCTGATGGGGGGCCTCGGCATCCAGGGCTCGAAGATCACCCGCACCGGCGACTGA